The following proteins are encoded in a genomic region of Lachnospiraceae bacterium KM106-2:
- a CDS encoding possible glycosyltransferase, which translates to MDKIAILIPCYNESKTIEKVVRDFQRELPEAKIYVYDNNSSDGTDEIARKAGAIVRYEYQQGKGNVIRRMFRDVDALAYVMVDGDDTYPAEYAKEMVDKVISRRVDMVVGDRLSSTYFSENKRPFHNLGNGMVRMSINHLFKCNIKDIMTGYRAFSYQFVKTYPVLSKGFEIETEMSIHAVDKNMLVENVIIDYRDRPEGSESKLNTYSDGYRVLKTIGRLYKNYKPLRFFATVSAVLLVIAAVLFAPIFSKYLKTGLVPNFPTLIVSGFVMMTSIISLFAGLILSSIADRNRQNFEIQLVNNNERFKEILKNEPVDL; encoded by the coding sequence ATGGATAAAATAGCGATATTAATTCCTTGCTACAATGAAAGCAAGACGATAGAAAAAGTTGTAAGAGATTTCCAGAGGGAATTACCTGAAGCAAAGATATATGTATATGATAATAATTCAAGTGATGGTACAGATGAAATTGCAAGAAAAGCAGGAGCTATTGTAAGATATGAGTACCAACAAGGTAAAGGAAATGTTATCAGAAGGATGTTCCGTGATGTAGATGCATTAGCCTATGTTATGGTAGATGGTGATGATACGTATCCTGCCGAATATGCAAAAGAAATGGTTGATAAAGTTATCTCAAGAAGAGTTGACATGGTTGTTGGTGATCGACTTTCATCGACGTATTTTTCTGAAAATAAGAGACCATTTCATAATTTAGGTAATGGTATGGTTAGAATGTCAATTAATCATCTATTTAAATGTAACATCAAGGATATTATGACAGGTTATAGGGCATTTAGTTATCAATTTGTTAAAACTTACCCAGTATTATCAAAAGGGTTTGAGATCGAGACAGAAATGAGTATTCATGCAGTTGATAAGAATATGCTAGTTGAAAATGTAATCATCGATTATAGAGATCGTCCAGAAGGTAGTGAATCTAAATTAAATACGTATTCGGATGGATATCGTGTATTAAAAACAATTGGAAGATTGTATAAGAACTATAAACCATTGAGATTTTTTGCAACAGTTTCTGCAGTACTATTGGTAATTGCAGCAGTATTGTTTGCGCCAATCTTTTCAAAGTACTTAAAAACTGGATTAGTACCAAATTTCCCAACACTAATTGTATCTGGATTTGTGATGATGACATCGATAATTAGTCTTTTTGCTGGATTAATTTTATCATCAATCGCAGATAGAAATAGACAGAATTTTGAGATACAGTTAGTAAATAATAATGAGCGTTTTAAAGAAATCTTAAAGAATGAACCAGTGGATTTGTAG
- a CDS encoding membrane protein related to Actinobacillus protein, whose translation MIINEENRISMSMKQHKYTWYCGFIALFVLLFIVSTEFHTQYFTNAEKETDGVTVLEKDNDVLTQEFVNDKNYLEGISLKFGTYGRVNHNTIKVKLSEENGKSYEWKVKASTLVDSKYKTFLLPERLENTYDKKFKIEITSINTDLDNNVALYTYTAQYDYIHYNDMQLGTSLAMKRLYNHVSGSAIKMVVSIVAVFILLLYLYLSTRINWSIEKQFIVLAFITGCIYMVAIPLGKVPDEKNHYCRAYEVSEGYFLSDKNPATEVGGRAMDTNLITSFLEKNEQYNYFKLRDDMAVPLDKTQKTWYDFGNTSLYSPVSYLYQLPGILIGKLISDKTIFIAYMGRLSCFILSLVALFISIKLIPVKKYLIALIAMMPMFIQEMVSLAPDGMTNALCILIVAYALYLAYDDRVDKISSKHIMWMYIFGIVLALAKIVYVPLCFIFFIVPKEKFGGLKKYLGVVISVSVLAFATNIAWLLIASGYLVEFQEGVDTKKQVLYVLTAPWEYIIILFRSILNNLYTWGTQCVGISIGTYDAHINPVIILCYIAVIAYYGIKDKINAVEIKFKDKLIFGGVATLISLLVLTSLYVQWTKVRFATIDGVQGRYFIPIILVVFLAFKRNKDAIDHEKFTRYVYPFLGVVQIFATVALIGSNF comes from the coding sequence ATGATTATTAACGAAGAAAATAGAATCTCGATGAGTATGAAACAACATAAATACACATGGTATTGCGGATTTATTGCTTTATTTGTTCTTCTATTTATAGTAAGTACAGAGTTTCATACACAGTATTTTACTAATGCTGAGAAGGAGACAGATGGAGTTACTGTATTAGAGAAAGATAACGATGTACTCACGCAGGAATTTGTAAATGATAAAAACTATTTAGAAGGAATCTCACTGAAGTTTGGTACTTATGGAAGAGTAAATCATAATACCATTAAAGTTAAACTATCAGAAGAGAATGGTAAGAGTTACGAGTGGAAAGTTAAAGCATCTACCTTAGTTGATAGTAAATACAAAACATTCCTACTTCCAGAACGTTTGGAAAATACTTATGATAAGAAATTTAAAATAGAGATTACATCAATAAATACAGATTTAGATAATAATGTTGCATTATATACTTATACTGCACAATATGATTATATTCATTATAATGATATGCAACTTGGTACAAGTTTGGCTATGAAGAGATTGTATAATCATGTTTCAGGATCTGCGATTAAGATGGTAGTTAGTATAGTGGCTGTATTTATTCTTTTGTTATATCTATATTTGTCAACTAGAATTAATTGGAGCATAGAGAAACAATTTATTGTTTTGGCTTTTATTACTGGATGCATCTATATGGTGGCAATTCCATTAGGGAAGGTTCCGGATGAGAAAAACCACTACTGTCGTGCTTATGAAGTATCAGAAGGATATTTCTTATCAGATAAGAATCCAGCTACTGAAGTTGGCGGACGTGCAATGGATACCAATCTTATTACTTCATTCTTAGAAAAAAATGAACAATACAATTACTTCAAATTAAGAGATGATATGGCAGTGCCATTGGATAAGACTCAAAAGACTTGGTATGATTTCGGAAATACATCTTTGTATTCACCAGTATCGTATTTATATCAGTTACCAGGTATATTGATTGGAAAACTAATTAGTGATAAGACTATTTTTATTGCTTACATGGGCAGATTAAGCTGCTTTATATTATCGTTAGTAGCCTTATTCATATCTATTAAATTAATACCAGTAAAGAAGTATTTAATAGCATTAATAGCAATGATGCCGATGTTTATTCAGGAAATGGTATCATTAGCTCCAGACGGAATGACAAATGCATTATGCATCCTAATTGTGGCTTATGCATTATATTTGGCATATGACGATAGAGTGGACAAAATTAGTAGTAAACATATCATGTGGATGTATATATTTGGTATTGTATTAGCGTTAGCAAAGATCGTGTATGTTCCATTATGTTTTATCTTCTTTATTGTTCCAAAAGAAAAGTTTGGTGGCTTAAAGAAATATCTTGGAGTTGTAATATCTGTATCGGTACTTGCATTTGCAACTAATATAGCTTGGTTGTTAATTGCATCTGGATATTTAGTAGAATTCCAAGAAGGCGTAGACACGAAGAAACAAGTACTTTATGTCTTAACGGCACCATGGGAGTACATTATTATCTTGTTCAGATCTATTTTGAATAACTTATATACGTGGGGAACACAGTGTGTTGGAATTAGTATTGGAACTTATGATGCGCACATAAATCCGGTTATTATTTTATGTTATATTGCAGTAATAGCTTATTATGGAATAAAAGATAAAATAAATGCAGTAGAGATCAAATTTAAAGATAAACTGATCTTTGGAGGGGTTGCTACATTAATTAGCTTATTAGTTTTGACAAGTTTATATGTACAATGGACAAAGGTTAGATTTGCAACGATTGATGGAGTACAAGGAAGATATTTTATTCCAATTATACTAGTAGTGTTCTTGGCATTTAAGAGGAATAAAGATGCCATTGATCATGAAAAATTTACAAGATATGTATATCCATTCCTAGGTGTTGTTCAGATTTTTGCCACAGTTGCATTGATTGGATCTAATTTTTAA